From Medicago truncatula cultivar Jemalong A17 chromosome 7, MtrunA17r5.0-ANR, whole genome shotgun sequence, a single genomic window includes:
- the LOC120576836 gene encoding uncharacterized protein: MTPRQSCLEDKFPFRLFVQFLAYSQSERESFLAKRKRTGRRISKPAFLWRKIHFPLTTPSKSAVRKLSQQRCKGVFSGEEPMVRDGLIHLQGDEDKDNAERVVLWNQQVRKERLLNKYKDFVNMAYQLLHCTPKFSKKAERLHIAIHMHEQYLIPTAKKEIDSISDQLITLMDRLDSLNRWTLY, encoded by the exons ATGACGCCACGTCAATCTTGTCTTGAGGACAAGTTTCCTTTTAGGCTCTTTGTCCAATTCCTTG CCTATTCACAAAGCGAGAGAGAGTCCTTTTTAGCCAAAAGGAAGAGAACCGGAAGAAGG ATATCCAAACCAGCATTCTTGTGgagaaaaattcattttccacTAACCACTCCCTCTAAGAGTGCTGTTCGGAAGTTATCACAACAAAGATGCAAGGGCGTTTTTTCTGGAGAGGAACCTATGGTGAGGGATGGTTTGATTCATCTCCAAGGAGATGAAGACAAAGATAATGCTGAAAGGGTGGTGCTCTGGAACCAACAAGTCAGAAAGGAGAGGTTACTTAATAAGTACAAAGATTTTGTGAACATGGCATATCAACTGTTGCATTGTACTCCAAAGTTTTCGAAAAAGGCAGAAA GGCTTCACATAGCCATTCACATGCATGAACAGTACTTGATTCCAACAGCTAAAAAAGAAATAGATTCTATATCTGATCAACTTATCACCTTGATGGACCGGTTGGACTCTTTAAACCGGTGGACACTCTACTAA